In the genome of Nitrospinota bacterium, the window AAAATTGATAGAGCGGGTCTTTCCAGGTGAAGAGGAGGTTTTTACAAGTTTTTGCCTGTTCAGAAGTAGGTTCATGAGGCTCGATTTTCCGACGTTTGAGCGCCCCGCGAATGCGATCTCCGGCATGCCGGTTTTGGGCCATCCCCCTTTATCAAAGGCGCTGGTTATAAAATTCGCAGATACAATTTTCAAGTTAACGATCCTGTCAAATATATGGAGCCGCAGGGCGGAAATGGAAGAGGCCGTTTCCGCCAAAAAAAAGGAGTTGCCTTGATAGTAAAGGCAACTCCATCAAAATATGCTAGTAAAGAGGATTAATAACGAGGCCGCTGACAAGTTTTGGATAGAAGTAAGTCGACTTCTGCGGCATCTTGAGCCCCGCTGATGTGACCTTCTGCATATGCTCGACAGGCGTGGGATTGAGGAAGAACGCGAGCTGGAAACCTTCCGAATCGACCTTTTCAGCGGTCTTCTGTATCTCCTGCGAATATTTTACGTTCGACTGCGCGGCAAGCTCCTTCTGTCCTATTCCAAGATGTGCTTCAAGTATCTTGTTGTGCAGGATACCGACATCCAATTCGTCAAGAGGATCCGAAGAGGCTTTTCCTTTATACTTGAGGAAGTGGTAATTGCCGTTTCCAGAATAGAGGCCAAATACTCCATGGGGAGATAGCGCCATTTTTTCGGAAAGGCCTGTTTCCGCATCGTCGTTCCTGTTTCCATTTTGGGAAGATATCTTTTCGATAGAGAATTCGGATTCGAGTTTTTTCAGGAAATCGTCCAGGTTGAAATTCTTGAGGTTGAAAATCAGGCGGTGCGTTGGGAGTATGGTAAGACCTTCCGACTCTGTATTGGTGAAGTACATCATAACGTATTTCACGTCTTCGGTAGCTTCCCCCTTGGCGACCATCTCCTTGTAGTAGTTAAGTGCGGTTTCATACCTGTGATGTCCGTCGGCTATCAGGATGGATTTTCCCGACACGATAGAAGCAAGGCGGGAAATCCAGTTAGTGTCGGTAACCCCCCAGAGGGAGTGCGTTAATCCGTCGTTTGTGGTGGTGGTGATATCTGGAGCGGTCGATGATATTTCACTCAGAAGCGCGTCGCTCTTTTTTTCCTTGTCCGTATACAGCCCAAATATCTGGCTGAAATTGCACCTGCAGGCTCTAGTGAGGTTTAAGCGATCCGCCTTCGGGCCGGCGAGAGTCTTTTCGTGAGGGACGATTGAACCCCCGAAATCCTCAAGTATTTTCCTGGCGACAAAGCCGATACGCGTCTTTTTTGTCCCTTCCACTTCGTATGACTGGGCGTACACATAGATGGCTTCGGTTTCGTCCCGCTTCAGTATCTCTTTTTTGAGCCAGCTTTCCAGATCGGCGGCGGAGCGGGTATATCTGTTGTTATTTGGTGTGTCGGTGTCGAATTCCTTGCCGAGGATCAGTCTGACAATATTATATTCATTTAATTTGTACAGTTCGTCCTGCTGAGCTGGTGATATAACGTCGTAAGGGGGAGCTAGCAGGGTCTCCGGTTTTCCTGCCATGTCGAAATTGTAGCGCAATCCCCTGAACGGTTTTATCGAATCGGTCATTTGTGTTCATCCCTTCCTACGGTGTTAAAATTTTAAAGGAAAATTCGTTTTCCCTGATGTTGTTGTATGCTTCGAGGGCTTTCTCCCTAGACGCGAAAGCTCCAAGATAAACGCCATACCTTGTCTTACCCAAATAGCTCTTCTCCAGAAGGTAAGGGGAGTATCCGTATTCCCTGAGCTTGTTGTACACAAACTCGGCATCTGCCCTTTCCGCCGAAAGATTAGCCTCCAAAGCGAAAGGGAATTCTAACACTTTTGTGAATTTTTTTCCCAGTCCTTTTAAGTTGCGTGCAATTTCTTCAGCTTCTGAGCGGGATTTTGCCCTTCCGATAATGGTGCGGAATCCTTTAGAGGGGAAAATATATGAGCTCGCCTCGTATGCCTCAAATCCTGCCGCCCTGAGGCGCTCAATGCCGGATTTGGTTTTTTCCGCTTCGGTTGAATACCCGAGGTAGACAACCCATGGGCGCTTATTGTCTTCACTCTTTTTCGGGATGAAGTCTTCACTCGCTATCTTCAGGCCGTTGGAAGTGTCTTTGATCATCATTTTCTTCAGGCCGAAAGAGGCGAAGGTATCGCTTTGGAACCACTGCTTGAAATGGACCTTTACCAAATCCCCTTCTCTTTTAATGGCGGGATTTTCTATTTCTATTTCGATATTGGTTTTATTCCTGTTAAAGGCAATTCTCCTGCCGAGAAAGTCGTCCCTCCCCAGTCCGCGTGAATCGTTGAAATCGGTAGAGTAGTAATTTGCAAGAGCCTCCTCGTCTTTTCCTTTCCAGTCGGCCTTCCACCTGTCGATGAATTTTAAAACCTCACCGTCCGGGATGAATCTTGCCAGCGGAACATCAGCCTCAAAATCTCTGGGATCAGGCCTCGCTTTAAGTTTTTCGAGATGGGCATCCAGAACCACCTTTGCTTCCATAAAGGTATACTGTGCCGCCTTTGATTCAATATTTTCATAGGAAATCGTTTCGCCTACTTTTAGCTTGTGAATGTTTTCGTCAATAAAGGCATGTTTGTTGTTGTTATAGAGGGCAAGGGCGACATGCGGTCGAATGCTGACAGGGATGTCAAGTGACCTGATTATTGCCAAAAGCGTATCACCTTCATGAATAACACGGGATCTTTCGCGTTTTTCGACGCCGGAATATTGTGCCGGGTTCTTCCTGACAAGCGCATTGCTGATCTTCGGGGGGAGAGTGGAGACTTTTATAGGAGGCCTATCTTCAAGAGGGAGAGGCTTCTTCCCGGCATCGGCAATCGTTTCATCTCCCGGGAGCTCAAGAGAGAGGCTCTTTCGGAAATTCATTGCCAGAAAAAAGTTCTCCATTATCGTTCCGTTTCCGGAGCTTGCCTTGATGACAAGGTTGAAAGTGGATTCCGGGACTGGTTTGTCGGAATAGACAAGAATTCTCTGCCTTGCGGGGTTGGAAGGGTCGTTTTTGATCTTTACAACCAGATTATCCATGAAATCGGGTCTTTTTATCTGCATCATCTGGTAATCGAGAGGGGTGCCTACTTCGGCTTTCAGTTCCGTTTCGCCGGGGTCGGTTATCACAGGTATTTCAGCTGTAAGGGTTTTACCCTTTGAAGCCTTTACTTCAATGTTCCCAAGCCCGAGCGCAGATGCGTGGTCTGCGGAAAATCCCGCCCAAAAGAGCAGCAAAAACAAAGTTTTAAAGCGCATTATGCCCCATATGCAATTCGTTTACATTCAGCAGTGAATACATTTGCAACTCCTCAATACACGCAAATGTCTAACTGCGCTATTTTATTCAATTTTTCAGGTAATTCCAATAACAGAATTACCGACAATTTGTGCAGAAAATTTGTCATCGGCGCATTTTGAATATTTCGTTGGATAGGGGGGAGGGGAGACGACATAATCATACAATATCCAATTTTATGGATATCTATCCATACGGACATGCGATAATGTCGTAAAATTGGCATTTAAGGAATTATATGAATACAGATTCAGAAGACGTTATCCCTTTAGACAGACAACCCGATCTGCGTGTTCTTGCAATGCCGAGGGACGCGAACTCGTTTGGTGACATTTTCGGAGGCTGGATAATGGCGCAGGTCGATATCGCAGGCGCAGTTGTCGCGAGTAAAAAAGTGAAGGGGAGGGTTGTTACCGTAGCAGTAACCGAATTCCAGTTCAAGAAGCCAGTGTTTGTGGGGGACCTCGTAAGCTGTTTCGGCGAGATAGTAAAAATCGGCAAAACCTCCATTACGGTAGACGTCTGCGTATATGCGGAACGGGGGATGAGGGCAGGCGAGACAATAAAGGTCACCGAAGCTCAGCTGGTTTATGTTGCAGTTAATCCAAATGGAGAACCGATACCTATCCCGGCATAAATCAGGATGAGTCGTGAAAGCCAGGAACAAAACCGATCTATGTCTGAGATAATAGTCTCAGGATATTCGTCTAACATATTGATACGACCAAAAAAGCGAAAATGAGAGCAGGCCCGAAAAGGAATACAGGAGCTGAATCATGAAAACGGCCCTGATAATTGCCAGAACCAGCGGTGAGTCGGGAGTAATCGGCACTTGCCTAGCCGATAATTACATCATCGACAAGGTGGAAGATAAGGAGACCTGCCTGACAAAACTGAGGAACAAGCGGTACGAACTGATTTTTATCGACATTGATCTGCTTCTTTCGCGCGAGGAAGATACAGGTCCGACAAATTATAAGAAGATCCTCAGTCCGTTTTGGCAAACATTTCCAAGTGCTGAAATTATTGTCCTTGCTCCTCAGGAGCAGGTTCGCCTGGCTGTAAATGCCGTTAAAGCCGGGGCAAGCAACTATCTGACCTATCCTTTAAGCGAAGCCGAAATCAGGTTCGTTACGGAGAGCCTGCATGAGGCGCAAAGGATGCAGTCGGAACTTGATTATCTAAGGAAGGAGTTTTGGCAGAGCGATTCGCTGGAAGTCGTTCGGACCAACAGCCCGACAATGAAGGCGGTTTTCGATAAGGTTCGCTCCGTCTCCGCAACAAACTCCTCGGTACTTATAAATGGTGAAACGGGGGTCGGAAAAGGGGTTATCGCCAGGATCATTCACCGGCACAGTGAAAAATATGAAAATCAGTTCGTTTCGGTTCATTGCGGCGCTATTCCAGAAACGCTTATTGAAAGCGAGCTTTTTGGTCATGAAAAAGGCTCATTTACCGGAGCGATAAAAAGGAAACTTGGCAAATTCGAAATAGCTGACCGCGGCACGATTTTTCTCGATGAAATCGGAACCATTCCGCGCGCGGCGCAGATAAAGCTCTTGAGTGTTCTTCAGGACCATGTATTCAGCCGAGTGGGAGGGGTGGAAGTAATCGAAACCGGAGCAAGGGTGATCGCCGCCACAAACGTAAATCTTGAGGAACTGTGCGATGCAGGTGAATTCAGAAGGGATCTTTTCTACAGGCTGAATGTTTTTCCGATAGATGTCCCCCCGCTTCGGCAAAGAATTGAGGATATCCCTTTGCTTGTAGACGGGTTTCTTAAAAAACTAAACAGGCTACAGACAAAAGAGATACATGATATACAGCCGGAGGTCATGGAGGCTTTTGAATTATATCAGTGGCCAGGAAATATTAGGGAGCTTGAAAATCTAATCGAAAGAGCATATATCCTTGAAACATCTTCTGTTCTCACTACTGAAAGCTTTCCGGGTGAACTTTTCGCAAAAAAAGCCCCTTCTGCGAAGTTGACAGTCGACACGGCCTATACGATCTCTCACGTAAAAAAGAGGGCGATGGAAAATATTGAAAGGCAGTATCTAAAAGAGTTGCTGACGCTGAAAAAGGGGAAAATTGCAGAAAGCGCTGATGTTGCTGGAATCACCACAAGACAGTTGAACAAGCTAATGAATAAATATAGCCTGAAGAAAGAGATGTTCAAAAATTAGTTTTGCCAGATAAGAACAAAAAATTCCTACCGCCGAATAACAGGAACTGGCAGTTCTTGTTAGTCGGCAAATATTAAATCCTCAATTTCTTGTCGATATCTATTTGTATTTTCAGATAAAAATATAAATATTTGCATATATGTGTTTTTAGAATTCCTGTTTTTAGCTTAAAGGTGCTGAATTCGAATATATCGCCGAATCATTTTTGGGTAAACAGGAATCAGTAGTTCTTGTATGAATCCTTAAGGCGCATAATTCCCTGAAAAATCAATATGATAGCTCTGGCACATCTGTTGCAACTCAATATCCTTCAATTGGGGTATGAGTGCGCTGGTTGCGCAAACGCGAAACAAAAATGTGAGGAATTTAAATTGAAAAGCCTGGTTATTCAGAAAATGGAAGTGCCGGATGTAATTGACAGCTTGTCTAACCCTATTTATGAGATTACCGCAAATGATTTCATGTATTTGAAATCCACCAATCTGAAAGATTATCGGAAATATTCTGCCAAGGACGGTGCAGGGAGATGAAGAGCGCTACGGTAAACTCCGGGCAAAAAACCGAACTCTGTCATACCGAAAAGGAAACGGCTGGCTTTGAAAGCATACCAGAGGTCCTATTCCCCTCTGTTGAAGAGGCAGGAATTTCATCTGGCGAATTCAGCAATACAGGGGAATATACCAAGGCTGCATTCAGGAAAAAATATTTTCCGGACGCAACATCAAGGGAGTGGAACGACTGGAAATGGCAGTTGAGGAACAGGTTTAAGAATGCTGAGCAGCTTGAAAGGATAATTCAAATATCCCAGGAAGAAGCGATAGCGCTCAGAAATGGCGCGGGGCAACTTCCCGTAGGGATAACTCCGTATTATGCGAGCATGATCGACCCGGTAAACAGCAATCATCCTATTAGGCGGATGGTTGTTCCGGTCTATAACGAAAGAATAATAACAGAAGGCGAGGATATTGATCCTCTTTCAGAAAATAACATGAATCCGGTTCCAGGCATAGTGCACCGTTACAAGGACAGAGTTCTATTTCTGGTGACCGGTTTTTGCTCAACATACTGCAGGTATTGCACGAGATCCCGGATAGTAGGGCATGAAGGGAGGATTCAGGCCGGAAAAGAAACATGGCTTCGCGCCATAGAGTATATAGAGTCAACCCCGACAATACGGGATGTGCTGATCTCAGGTGGCGATCCACTTACGCTGGATGACGATAAGCTGGAGTGGCTCCTTTTCAGGCTGAAAAAAATTCCTCATCTCGAGATTGTTAGGATTGGTACCAAGGTTAACGCGGTTTTACCGCAAAGGATTACCAAAGGTTTGCTGAAGGTATTAAGAAAGCATAAACCGGTCTGGATGAGCCTTCATTTTTCCCACCCGATGGAGCTGACAAGGGAGTCGATTGAGGCTTGCGGAAAGCTGGCCGATTCAGGCGTTCCGCTCGGTAGCCAGACAGTGCTGTTGAAAGGGGTGAACGATGATCCGGCGACGCTGAAAAAACTATTTCATGGTCTTTTGGCGGCGAGGGTACGCCCGTATTACCTGTACCAGTGTGACCCAATCCTTGGTTCATCACATTTCAGGACGCCTGTTCAGACAGGAATAAAGATCATTCAAAGTCTCAGGGGGCACACCACAGGATATGCGGTGCCTCAATACGTCATTGATGCTCCTGGAGGTGGCGGAAAAATACCGGTAACTGCTGAAAATATTTTCGGTTTCGATAAAAACAAAATACTTCTTCGAAACTTTGAGGGGAAAATCTACGAATACCCAGATCCAGGAACGTGTAAATAATCGAACAAATAATAGAAAGGAGGAAAGAGGACGGGTCGCAAGCAGGTAGAAGGAAGATTGTGTTGTGTCTAATGTTCAAATTTTTAAATAGGAATGGTATATGAAAAATAGCATTAAATTAATCACGGTGTTTATTGTTGGTATTTTTATCCTTGCAATTGGTTTTTCAAACCTGGCGATGGCACAGACCACAACAGGATCGGAAGATTTAATGATCGTAGCGTCATCGGATGAGGAGACCACTTCGGATGATGAAGAGACAACCGATGAAGGTTCCGGCGACGAGGAAGGCGGAGATGAGGGCGAGGGTGAAGGTTCGGAAGACGCCCCAGAGGAGTAATCCCCCCTGTTCATTCGCGAGGCAAATCGATAGCGTGGATGATTTGCACAGTTTTGAATAAAGCAGGGAATGCCGAATACCTTGGAAGCCTGTTATCGCAGGAATCGGCATTCCCTATGAATCCGATAAGAGGAGAGGAGTAGTAGATATAATTTTGGACAGAAATACCGTTATTGGATTGACTTATGATTTGCGTAGCCATTACCAGATGCTTGGATATACCCTTGAAGAGACAGCGGAGTTTGATTCCGATTCTACCATTGATGCAATAGAGGAGTCCCTGAATATTCTCGGTTTTAAAACCGAGAGGATAGGTAATGTAAAAGACCTTGTCACATCCCTGGCAGAAGGGAGAAGGTGGTCCATGGTCTTTAATATTGCCGAGGGTCTTCTGGGGATCGGAAGGGAATCGCAGGTGCCGGCAATTCTAGACGCATATGGCATACCTTATACCTTTTCCGATCCGCTCGTTACTTCAATTTGCTTCCATAAAGGTGTTGCAAAAAGATTCGTTCGAGACGCGGGCTTTCCAACGACCGATTTTGAAGTTCTCGATAGCGCGGATGAAGCAGATAGCGTAAATCTCGGGTTTCCGCTTTTCATAAAACCTGTCGCGGAAGGAACCAGCAAAGGAATTGATGCAAGCTCAAAAGTAGGCAATTTAAAAGAGCTGAAAGAGAGCGTCGCTAAAAAGATAGCGGAATGCAGACAGCCGGTGATAGTTGAAACATATCTGCCAGGAAGGGAATTTACGGTTGGGATCACGGGCACAGGTCAGTCAGCCAAAATTGTCGGAGTCCTTGAAATACTATACAAGGACGGAGCCGAGCAGAACGGTTATACCCTTATTAATAAGGAACGTTACGAAGAGTTTGTTGAATATCGCCTGGCTGATGATGATGAGGCGATGACTGCCGCTGATACCGCTTTGAAAATATGGAGGAAGCTGGGGTGTCACGACGGCGGAAGGGTCGACTTGCGGTCGGATGCCGATGGCATACCTAATTTTATGGAAGTAAACACACTCCCTGGGCTGGATCCGAAAAAATCCGACCTGCCGATTCTCTGCACGAAGAAGGGGATCAAATATCTAAGCCTGATAGAGGCGATCATTGAATCGGCTTTTGAAAGAACCGGGGGCGGCAAGGTGAATAAAGTGTAGCATGGAAAATGGAAGAGTTGTCGCGTGAAAGTTTCTGTTTTGCACGATTGTCGGGATATTTACGGCAATCCTGACGAACGGGATACTTTTCATCAGGTGATGTATGTTTCGGAATGTCTTGGTAAGATGGGGTTTATCCCGAAAATAGACCTTTATAGCGGGCGCGGCGGCGACCTTCTTTCTGCTATCCACTCGGGAAATATCGAATTGGTATTCAACCTCGTGGAAAATTTTTCAACTGGTGGCTTTCGCCCTGAGGCGGTTCCGGAACTGCTCGAAAAACATGGCATACCGTTTACCGGGTCTGGGAGCCGTGCGGTCATTGAAACAACCGA includes:
- a CDS encoding sigma-54 dependent transcriptional regulator, which codes for MKTALIIARTSGESGVIGTCLADNYIIDKVEDKETCLTKLRNKRYELIFIDIDLLLSREEDTGPTNYKKILSPFWQTFPSAEIIVLAPQEQVRLAVNAVKAGASNYLTYPLSEAEIRFVTESLHEAQRMQSELDYLRKEFWQSDSLEVVRTNSPTMKAVFDKVRSVSATNSSVLINGETGVGKGVIARIIHRHSEKYENQFVSVHCGAIPETLIESELFGHEKGSFTGAIKRKLGKFEIADRGTIFLDEIGTIPRAAQIKLLSVLQDHVFSRVGGVEVIETGARVIAATNVNLEELCDAGEFRRDLFYRLNVFPIDVPPLRQRIEDIPLLVDGFLKKLNRLQTKEIHDIQPEVMEAFELYQWPGNIRELENLIERAYILETSSVLTTESFPGELFAKKAPSAKLTVDTAYTISHVKKRAMENIERQYLKELLTLKKGKIAESADVAGITTRQLNKLMNKYSLKKEMFKN
- a CDS encoding acyl-CoA thioesterase; translation: MNTDSEDVIPLDRQPDLRVLAMPRDANSFGDIFGGWIMAQVDIAGAVVASKKVKGRVVTVAVTEFQFKKPVFVGDLVSCFGEIVKIGKTSITVDVCVYAERGMRAGETIKVTEAQLVYVAVNPNGEPIPIPA
- a CDS encoding SPOR domain-containing protein codes for the protein MFLLLFWAGFSADHASALGLGNIEVKASKGKTLTAEIPVITDPGETELKAEVGTPLDYQMMQIKRPDFMDNLVVKIKNDPSNPARQRILVYSDKPVPESTFNLVIKASSGNGTIMENFFLAMNFRKSLSLELPGDETIADAGKKPLPLEDRPPIKVSTLPPKISNALVRKNPAQYSGVEKRERSRVIHEGDTLLAIIRSLDIPVSIRPHVALALYNNNKHAFIDENIHKLKVGETISYENIESKAAQYTFMEAKVVLDAHLEKLKARPDPRDFEADVPLARFIPDGEVLKFIDRWKADWKGKDEEALANYYSTDFNDSRGLGRDDFLGRRIAFNRNKTNIEIEIENPAIKREGDLVKVHFKQWFQSDTFASFGLKKMMIKDTSNGLKIASEDFIPKKSEDNKRPWVVYLGYSTEAEKTKSGIERLRAAGFEAYEASSYIFPSKGFRTIIGRAKSRSEAEEIARNLKGLGKKFTKVLEFPFALEANLSAERADAEFVYNKLREYGYSPYLLEKSYLGKTRYGVYLGAFASREKALEAYNNIRENEFSFKILTP
- a CDS encoding D-alanine--D-alanine ligase, with the translated sequence MDRNTVIGLTYDLRSHYQMLGYTLEETAEFDSDSTIDAIEESLNILGFKTERIGNVKDLVTSLAEGRRWSMVFNIAEGLLGIGRESQVPAILDAYGIPYTFSDPLVTSICFHKGVAKRFVRDAGFPTTDFEVLDSADEADSVNLGFPLFIKPVAEGTSKGIDASSKVGNLKELKESVAKKIAECRQPVIVETYLPGREFTVGITGTGQSAKIVGVLEILYKDGAEQNGYTLINKERYEEFVEYRLADDDEAMTAADTALKIWRKLGCHDGGRVDLRSDADGIPNFMEVNTLPGLDPKKSDLPILCTKKGIKYLSLIEAIIESAFERTGGGKVNKV
- a CDS encoding DUF1015 domain-containing protein, which codes for MTDSIKPFRGLRYNFDMAGKPETLLAPPYDVISPAQQDELYKLNEYNIVRLILGKEFDTDTPNNNRYTRSAADLESWLKKEILKRDETEAIYVYAQSYEVEGTKKTRIGFVARKILEDFGGSIVPHEKTLAGPKADRLNLTRACRCNFSQIFGLYTDKEKKSDALLSEISSTAPDITTTTNDGLTHSLWGVTDTNWISRLASIVSGKSILIADGHHRYETALNYYKEMVAKGEATEDVKYVMMYFTNTESEGLTILPTHRLIFNLKNFNLDDFLKKLESEFSIEKISSQNGNRNDDAETGLSEKMALSPHGVFGLYSGNGNYHFLKYKGKASSDPLDELDVGILHNKILEAHLGIGQKELAAQSNVKYSQEIQKTAEKVDSEGFQLAFFLNPTPVEHMQKVTSAGLKMPQKSTYFYPKLVSGLVINPLY
- a CDS encoding KamA family radical SAM protein, whose amino-acid sequence is MKSATVNSGQKTELCHTEKETAGFESIPEVLFPSVEEAGISSGEFSNTGEYTKAAFRKKYFPDATSREWNDWKWQLRNRFKNAEQLERIIQISQEEAIALRNGAGQLPVGITPYYASMIDPVNSNHPIRRMVVPVYNERIITEGEDIDPLSENNMNPVPGIVHRYKDRVLFLVTGFCSTYCRYCTRSRIVGHEGRIQAGKETWLRAIEYIESTPTIRDVLISGGDPLTLDDDKLEWLLFRLKKIPHLEIVRIGTKVNAVLPQRITKGLLKVLRKHKPVWMSLHFSHPMELTRESIEACGKLADSGVPLGSQTVLLKGVNDDPATLKKLFHGLLAARVRPYYLYQCDPILGSSHFRTPVQTGIKIIQSLRGHTTGYAVPQYVIDAPGGGGKIPVTAENIFGFDKNKILLRNFEGKIYEYPDPGTCK